The DNA segment ATACCGGCAAGCCGCAGGAAGGCATCGTGATCGACGGCCTGGCGCTGGCGCTGCCGGTGCGCGCCGCCCGCGGCAGCGCCGTCGGCCAGCGCCCGCTGGTCGCGCCGTTCTCGCTGTCGGTCGCGCCGGGCGAGCGCTGGCTGGTGAGCGGCCCGTCAGGCTGCGGCAAGAGCGTGCTGTTCCGCGCGCTCGCCGGGATTTGGCCATATGGCAGCGGCACCGTGACCATGCCCGAGGGCAAGCGCATGCTGTTCCTGCCGCAGCGCAGCTACCTGCCGATCGGCACCCTTGCCGACGCGCTGGCCTACCCCGATGCCGGCACCGAGCACAGCTCGGAAGCCCTGCAGGTGGCGCTGCGCCAGGCGCGGCTGGCGGCGCTGACCGACCAGCTCGACGTGTTCGACAACTGGTCGCTGCGGCTGTCCCCGGGCGAGCAGCAGCGGCTGGCGTTCGCGCGCGCGCTGCTGCAGAAGCCCGACTACCTGTTCCTGGACGAAGCCACCAGCGCCCTCGACGAAGACACCGAAGGCGTGATGTACCGGCTGATGGTGGAGTCGCTGCCGGACGCGGCCATCGTCAGCATTGCGCACCGCAGCACGGTGGCGGCCTTCCACGGCCGGCGCCTGCGCTATGTGCCGCAGGATGGGGAGGCGGCGCGGGCTGCGCAAGCCGGCGAGCCTGGGGTAAGCTATCGGGTCGTAAGCGAAGCGTGATGCGGCGCGAGGCGGCGCCTGGGGCGCCGCTCGTCGTGTCGCCGCGCCGGATTCCTATATAGAGAGAGCGCCCGTCACCCGGGCCGCGAATCATCATGGCAGGCCTGGACAAAGACACCCCCCATCCCACCGCACTGACCGTCCATACGCAATCGCGCGTGCTGGAGGTCGGCTTCGACAACGGCCGCAGCTTCCGGCTGCCGTTCGAGCTGCTGCGCGTGTATTCGCCATCGGCGGAAGTGCAGGGCCACGGCCCCGGCCAGGAAATCCTGCAGACCGGCAAGCGCGACGTCGGCATCAGTGCCGTCGAGCCGGTGGGCAACTACGCCATCCTGATCCGCTTCAGCGACGGCCACGACACCGGCATCTATTCGTGGGAACTGCTGTACCGGCTGGGCGACCAGCAGGACGCGCTGTGGCAGGACTACCTGAAGCGCCTGGAAGCTGCCGGCGTCGATCGCGATACCCCCATGCCTGGCGCCGGCGCTGCCGGCGGCCACGGCTGCGGCCACCACCATTGAGCCGCCCCCGACAATCCTGGAGTCTGAGAAATGAGTGAAACCCACTTCGGGTTTGAGAAAGTCGACGAAACGGAAAAAGCCGACAAGGTCGCCGGCGTGTTCCATTCGGTGGCGAGCAGGTACGACGTGATGAACGACCTGATGTCGGGCGGCATGCACCGGCTGTGGAAGATGTTCACCATTGCCCAGGCCAATGTCCGGCCCGGCCACAAGGTGCTGGACATCGCCGGCGGCACCGGCGACCTGGCCAAGGCGTTCGCGAAGCAGGCCGGCCCGACCGGCCAGGTCTGGCTGACCGATATCAACGAGTCGATGCTGCGCGTCGGCCGCGACCGGCTGCTGAACAAGGGTATCGTGACCCCGGTGGCGCTGTGCGATGCCGAGAAGATCCCGTTCCCCGACAACTACTTCGATCTGGTCACGGTGGCGTTTGGCCTGCGCAACATGACGCACAAGGACGCCGCGCTGGCCGAGATGCGCCGCGTGGTCAAGCCGGGTGGCAAGGTCATGGTGCTAGAGTTCTCCAAGGTGTGGAAACCGCTGGAGAAGGCGTATGACGTCTATTCTTTCAAGGTACTGCCCTGGCTGGGCGAGCGCGTGGCAGGGGATGCCCCCAGCTATCGCTATCTCGCGGAATCGATCAGAATGCATCCAGACCAGGTCTCACTTGTACGCTTAATGGAACATGCGGGCCTGGAAAATGTCGAATACTTCAATCTGACGGCCGGAGTGGTGGCGCTCCACGTCGGGCGGAAGTATTAAGAACACTTGAAATCGCCATGCCTCGCCCACACATGGGTGAAACTGACAGGGGATAACAGCATATGTCGTCAATTCGTGGAAAATTCCTGGTGGGGTCGCTGGTAACGGCGCTGGCCTTCGGGATGACGTTGGACGCCGAGGCCAAGCGCATGGGCGGCTCGCGCAGCGTGGGCAAGCAGTCTGAATCGGTCACGCAGCGCCAGCAGACGCAGCCTACCTCGCCGACCCAGCAAGCGCAGCAGCCTGCACAACAGGCGGCACCGGCTACGGCCGGGGCAGCCGGCGCGGCAGCGGCCGCAGCGCCCAAGCGTAACTGGGGCGGCATCCTGGGCGGCATCGCCGCCGGCCTTGGTATCGGCTGGCTGCTGTCGCACTTCGGCCTGGGCGGCGCGGCGCTGAGCTTCCTGTCCAACCTGATCCTGATCGCGATCGTCGCCTTCGCGGTGATCTGGCTGATCCGCAAGTTCCGCGGTGGCAGCCAGCGCAGCCACCAGCCGGCATACGCGGGTGCAGCCGGTGCGGCGGGTGCCGGCAATGCCGGCGGCATGGGCCGCAGCGCCGAGCCGATGCTGCGCCAGCCGCTGAACACGCCGGAGAGCACGCCGGCAGCCACCCCGATGATGCAGGGCGCCGCAGCCGCGCCGGTCGCGGCGGGTGCCGTGGCCCAGCAGCCGTGGGGTGTGCCGGCCGATTTCGACACCGAAAACTTCCTGCGCAACGCCAAGGTCCACTTTGTGCGCCTGCAGGCAGCCTGGGACGCCGGCAACCTCGACGACATCCGCGAGTTCACCACGCCTGAGATGTTCGCCGAGATCAAGATGGACCTGTCCGAGCGCGGCGCCGAGGTCAACAAGACCGACGTGGTCACGCTGGAAGGCCAGTTGCTCGGCATCGAATCGACGCCGTCGCAGCATATCGCCAGCGTTCGCTTCTCGGGCATGATCCGCGAGAAGGCCGGCGAGGTGGCGCAGCCGTTCGCCGAAGTCTGGAACCTGGCCAAGCCGGCGACCGGCACCGGCGGCTGGCTGCTGGCCGGCATCCAGCAGGAGTCGTGATGCCGCGCCTCCGTGGCGAGTGATGCGCCCGGGGGAGTAGCTTAGAATGGAGGCCCACGTGAAAGCGTGGGCCTTTTTGTATTTGGGCGCCCGGCGTGCAAACCTCGCCGGATGCCTCACCGCCAGCCAAACCGCGCTGCCATGAACACTCTGCCTTCCGCCCTGGCCACTCCCGCGATCTCGGCACTGAACCACCTGCTCGAGCAGGAGCCGTGGGCCCGCAACCAGCTCGTGCCGTTTGCCGGGCGCGTGATCCGCTTCGATGCCGCCGCCTT comes from the Cupriavidus sp. P-10 genome and includes:
- a CDS encoding gamma-butyrobetaine hydroxylase-like domain-containing protein gives rise to the protein MAGLDKDTPHPTALTVHTQSRVLEVGFDNGRSFRLPFELLRVYSPSAEVQGHGPGQEILQTGKRDVGISAVEPVGNYAILIRFSDGHDTGIYSWELLYRLGDQQDALWQDYLKRLEAAGVDRDTPMPGAGAAGGHGCGHHH
- the ubiE gene encoding bifunctional demethylmenaquinone methyltransferase/2-methoxy-6-polyprenyl-1,4-benzoquinol methylase UbiE produces the protein MSETHFGFEKVDETEKADKVAGVFHSVASRYDVMNDLMSGGMHRLWKMFTIAQANVRPGHKVLDIAGGTGDLAKAFAKQAGPTGQVWLTDINESMLRVGRDRLLNKGIVTPVALCDAEKIPFPDNYFDLVTVAFGLRNMTHKDAALAEMRRVVKPGGKVMVLEFSKVWKPLEKAYDVYSFKVLPWLGERVAGDAPSYRYLAESIRMHPDQVSLVRLMEHAGLENVEYFNLTAGVVALHVGRKY
- a CDS encoding Tim44 domain-containing protein; amino-acid sequence: MSSIRGKFLVGSLVTALAFGMTLDAEAKRMGGSRSVGKQSESVTQRQQTQPTSPTQQAQQPAQQAAPATAGAAGAAAAAAPKRNWGGILGGIAAGLGIGWLLSHFGLGGAALSFLSNLILIAIVAFAVIWLIRKFRGGSQRSHQPAYAGAAGAAGAGNAGGMGRSAEPMLRQPLNTPESTPAATPMMQGAAAAPVAAGAVAQQPWGVPADFDTENFLRNAKVHFVRLQAAWDAGNLDDIREFTTPEMFAEIKMDLSERGAEVNKTDVVTLEGQLLGIESTPSQHIASVRFSGMIREKAGEVAQPFAEVWNLAKPATGTGGWLLAGIQQES